CTGTGCAATAAATGCGATCATCTTGCCAATCAAAATAAATATCGTAGTGCCGGCCTAGCAAAGAATTTCCATATTTCTTCATATCTTGGATTTTACTTTCGGTTAACACTGTTTCGCGATCTTTAAGTCGTTTGATAACATAGTGATTTTTTTGACCTCTTTTAATAAAAGAAGCTAAAGGCGTAATTCTTACAGGCTCAACTGCTTCAAGAACCCTATAATCATTACCGTATTTAAAAATAATTCCAACATGAGTGTATTTCGATTTAGTAGCTGCTTTAATTGCTTTAGCCTGTTCAGAGTTTGATTCGTGAAATATAATATCCCCTTCCATCAAATCAGAAAACTTAATCTGTTCTGTTTTCAAATTTCGAAATGATGTAAAAAGAATTACTATTAGGAAAAGTGTCTTGTTCATTTTTTCTTCTTAATTATTTT
Above is a genomic segment from Leptospira selangorensis containing:
- a CDS encoding YiiX family permuted papain-like enzyme gives rise to the protein MNKTLFLIVILFTSFRNLKTEQIKFSDLMEGDIIFHESNSEQAKAIKAATKSKYTHVGIIFKYGNDYRVLEAVEPVRITPLASFIKRGQKNHYVIKRLKDRETVLTESKIQDMKKYGNSLLGRHYDIYFDWQDDRIYCTELIWKLYDKFTGKKLGDLKTLKDFDLSSSKVQYLMKKRYGNIIPYSEPVISPVDMFNSTELITIISYN